One window from the genome of Leucobacter aridicollis encodes:
- a CDS encoding 3-oxoacyl-ACP reductase has protein sequence MSTPVHPEPAQSPELEPSTYGSGEYPMPSSQPMLLRGVRWGIIATVASMLVFAAVGFLVSGTNGLVGGLIGAAIGGALLLATVGSIAFANRFVQSPVYLQIFMGIVMGTWVLKLIAFVVAALLLRDQPWLDPKMLFIALVATVIVSIVIDTVIVAKARVPYSANLP, from the coding sequence GTGAGCACACCTGTGCACCCCGAACCCGCACAGTCGCCGGAGCTTGAACCCTCCACGTATGGCAGCGGCGAGTACCCGATGCCATCTTCACAGCCCATGCTGCTTCGCGGTGTGCGCTGGGGCATCATCGCGACTGTCGCCTCGATGCTCGTGTTTGCGGCCGTCGGTTTCCTGGTGAGTGGCACGAACGGCCTCGTTGGTGGGCTCATCGGGGCCGCAATTGGGGGAGCGCTGTTGCTCGCCACTGTTGGAAGCATCGCGTTCGCGAACCGGTTTGTGCAGAGTCCGGTTTACCTGCAGATCTTTATGGGGATCGTCATGGGCACCTGGGTGCTGAAGCTCATTGCATTCGTCGTCGCCGCGTTGCTCCTTCGAGATCAGCCCTGGCTTGACCCGAAGATGCTGTTCATCGCGCTCGTGGCTACAGTAATTGTCTCGATCGTGATCGACACAGTGATTGTTGCCAAGGCACGCGTACCATACAGCGCAAATCTGCCGTAA
- a CDS encoding MraY family glycosyltransferase — protein sequence MFPYLPVFAVAVVVTAAASFGVLRLARRFKLAPEVRERDVHKNPTPRLGGVAMFIGLLAGLGAAALFPEFQGLFRDGLKMWALIGACLLIAVIGFLDDLLDLDWMIKLGAQLLASGVLAWNGVQIVSIPIGDTLVIGSSTVNFVLTVFLITLVMNAVNFVDGLDGLVAGVAIIASGTFFVYTLILNSQLGNSQAVTFASLIALVLVGICVGFIPFNWHHARMFMGDTGALLVGLLMATSTVSVTGDLDPAALDLKLVLASYIPILLPFAVLAMPLADFVLAVLRRLRAGKSPFEADRLHLHHRLLDMGHSPVQAVSIFYLGTAVLSVAGLLVFTSQSFALPLIVLVVGIVAGVLLVRFPASRVRAALAQRRLVALQERGGPAPGPDVRADLGATPNERTTE from the coding sequence ATGTTCCCCTACCTTCCGGTGTTCGCGGTGGCGGTCGTCGTGACCGCGGCGGCGTCGTTCGGCGTGCTGCGGCTCGCCAGGCGCTTCAAGCTGGCGCCGGAAGTGCGAGAGCGAGATGTGCACAAGAACCCGACTCCGCGCCTTGGCGGCGTCGCGATGTTCATTGGGTTGCTTGCTGGGCTCGGCGCCGCAGCCCTGTTTCCCGAGTTCCAGGGGCTCTTCAGGGACGGCTTGAAAATGTGGGCGCTCATCGGGGCATGCCTGCTTATCGCAGTGATCGGGTTTCTCGATGACTTGCTCGACCTGGACTGGATGATCAAGCTCGGTGCCCAGCTCCTCGCCTCGGGCGTGCTCGCCTGGAACGGCGTGCAGATCGTCTCGATTCCTATCGGGGACACCCTTGTCATCGGCTCGTCAACTGTGAACTTCGTGCTCACCGTGTTCCTCATTACCCTTGTGATGAACGCTGTCAACTTCGTCGATGGCCTTGATGGCCTCGTTGCAGGTGTGGCGATCATCGCGAGCGGGACATTCTTCGTCTATACGCTCATCCTCAACTCGCAGCTTGGCAACTCACAGGCAGTGACATTCGCGAGCCTGATTGCCCTCGTGCTCGTCGGGATCTGCGTGGGCTTCATCCCGTTCAATTGGCATCACGCACGAATGTTTATGGGCGATACGGGAGCCCTGCTTGTCGGCCTGCTCATGGCGACGTCGACGGTCTCGGTCACGGGCGACCTCGATCCCGCGGCCCTCGATCTTAAGCTCGTGCTTGCGAGCTACATTCCCATCCTGTTGCCATTCGCGGTGCTCGCGATGCCGTTGGCTGACTTCGTGCTCGCCGTGCTTCGGCGCCTCCGTGCCGGAAAGAGCCCGTTCGAGGCAGACCGCCTCCACCTGCACCACCGCCTCCTAGATATGGGGCACTCGCCGGTCCAGGCGGTTTCGATCTTCTACCTCGGCACCGCGGTGCTCTCGGTGGCGGGCTTGCTCGTCTTCACCAGTCAGAGCTTCGCCCTGCCACTGATCGTGCTCGTCGTCGGCATCGTGGCGGGCGTACTACTCGTCAGGTTCCCGGCAAGCCGGGTACGCGCAGCACTCGCGCAGCGCAGATTGGTAGCGTTACAAGAGCGGGGTGGCCCCGCACCTGGCCCGGACGTACGCGCAGACCTCGGCGCGACGCCCAACGAAAGGACCACCGAGTGA
- a CDS encoding L-threonylcarbamoyladenylate synthase, translating to MSEVFDCSDGAQLLQGTRLARQSLGRGELIVMPTDTVYGVAADAFSPEAVQRLLDAKGRGRQSPPPVLIPNVVTLAALAAEATEALHDLADAFWPGALTIITQANPSLSWDLGETGGTVALRIPGNEFARELLQETGPLAVSSANKTGLPAAGSAQEARDMLGDSIAVYLDGGDARGEASTIIDATLLGGDGTGTVRVLRQGSITVADLQRVLPDATVLEQPAPSATPLAETEAESEPAGGAEPVREVKPAPSGGEDASKGDENSEAPRVSD from the coding sequence ATGTCCGAGGTATTTGACTGTTCAGACGGCGCCCAATTGCTGCAGGGGACGAGACTCGCTCGCCAGTCGCTCGGCCGGGGCGAACTCATCGTCATGCCCACAGACACCGTCTACGGCGTTGCGGCTGACGCGTTCTCGCCCGAGGCCGTGCAGCGACTGCTTGATGCGAAGGGGCGCGGAAGGCAGTCGCCCCCGCCGGTGCTCATTCCAAACGTCGTTACCCTTGCGGCCCTTGCTGCCGAAGCGACCGAGGCGCTCCACGACCTCGCTGACGCTTTCTGGCCTGGCGCCCTCACCATCATTACGCAAGCGAATCCGTCGCTCAGCTGGGATCTCGGCGAGACTGGCGGAACCGTTGCGCTGAGGATCCCAGGAAACGAATTCGCGCGCGAGCTTTTGCAGGAGACTGGGCCGCTGGCGGTTTCCTCGGCGAACAAGACTGGTCTGCCAGCGGCTGGTTCCGCACAGGAGGCGCGTGACATGCTCGGCGACTCGATCGCCGTGTACCTCGACGGCGGGGATGCCCGCGGTGAAGCCTCCACGATTATCGACGCCACGCTTCTCGGTGGTGACGGCACCGGAACGGTGCGGGTACTGCGGCAGGGCAGCATCACTGTTGCGGACCTGCAACGAGTACTCCCGGACGCTACAGTCCTCGAGCAGCCAGCCCCTTCAGCGACTCCGCTCGCTGAGACTGAAGCCGAGTCTGAGCCTGCGGGCGGGGCCGAGCCAGTGCGTGAGGTGAAGCCCGCGCCCTCGGGTGGCGAGGATGCTTCCAAGGGCGATGAGAATTCTGAGGCGCCGCGAGTCAGCGACTAG
- the prmC gene encoding peptide chain release factor N(5)-glutamine methyltransferase, with amino-acid sequence MRDRFSEAGIVDPEVDAELLVAHVLDVSRGRVQALAIMGERLTEAEGDRLRDLAELRASRLPLQHLTGKAPFRSLELRVGPGVFVPRPETETVAQFAIDALTLAPTPEPLAVDLCTGSGAIALALAAEVPTARVWAVEKSTDAHAWAAENVVALGDGRVELIHGDLADFVPGRLAPARLAGRVNVVVSNPPYVPAAMVPRDPEVRDHDPDLALYGGDDGLDVIRIISRIAANLLAPGGALVLEHAEGQGAAIRELLAADGWRAAATHPDLTGRDRATTALK; translated from the coding sequence ATGCGCGACAGGTTCTCGGAGGCGGGGATCGTCGACCCAGAGGTCGACGCCGAGCTGCTCGTCGCTCATGTGCTTGATGTGAGCCGCGGCAGGGTACAGGCGCTGGCGATCATGGGTGAGCGTCTGACGGAGGCTGAGGGAGACCGGCTGCGCGACCTCGCTGAACTCCGCGCCTCGCGACTGCCGCTGCAGCATCTGACAGGGAAGGCGCCGTTCAGGTCTCTCGAGCTACGTGTCGGCCCTGGCGTGTTCGTGCCTCGGCCAGAGACTGAGACTGTCGCTCAGTTCGCGATCGACGCGCTTACGCTCGCCCCGACGCCGGAGCCGCTCGCCGTCGACCTGTGTACAGGCTCAGGCGCCATTGCGCTCGCCCTCGCAGCAGAAGTGCCAACCGCGCGTGTCTGGGCGGTCGAGAAGAGTACCGACGCTCACGCCTGGGCCGCCGAGAACGTCGTAGCGCTTGGCGATGGTCGGGTCGAGCTCATTCACGGAGACCTCGCAGACTTCGTTCCGGGCAGGCTCGCCCCGGCGCGGCTCGCCGGGCGAGTCAACGTGGTTGTGTCGAACCCGCCGTACGTGCCCGCCGCAATGGTGCCGCGGGACCCTGAGGTGCGCGACCACGATCCTGATCTCGCGTTGTATGGGGGCGACGACGGGCTCGATGTGATCAGGATCATCAGCCGTATCGCAGCGAACCTGCTGGCCCCTGGTGGCGCGCTTGTGCTCGAACACGCCGAGGGGCAGGGGGCGGCGATTCGCGAGCTGCTCGCCGCCGATGGGTGGCGTGCTGCCGCCACTCATCCAGATCTCACGGGCCGCGACCGCGCCACAACCGCACTGAAGTAG
- the cysK gene encoding cysteine synthase A, producing MARIHDNITQAFGNTPLVRLNRVTDGAEAEVLAKLEFYNPAGSVKDRIGVAIIDAAEQSGELKPGGTIVEGTSGNTGIALAFVGAARGYKVILTMPETMSVERRKLLAAYGAEIVLTEGPLGMKGAVAKAEEIVANTPGAILAKQFGNPANPAIHRATTGPEIWNDTDGTVDIFVAGIGTGGTITGAGGYLKEQNPGVQVIAVEPIDSPLLTEGTAGPHKIQGLGANFVPDILDRDVYDEVIDVALPDAIAKARALGTDEGVLAGISGGAAVWAAVEVAKRPENAGKKIVVIVPDFGERYFSTVLYEDLAV from the coding sequence ATGGCTCGCATTCACGACAACATCACCCAGGCGTTTGGCAACACTCCCCTGGTCCGCCTCAACCGCGTGACCGACGGCGCTGAAGCCGAAGTGCTTGCAAAGCTCGAGTTCTACAACCCCGCCGGGAGCGTGAAGGACCGCATTGGTGTCGCGATCATCGATGCCGCTGAGCAGTCGGGAGAGCTGAAGCCTGGCGGCACAATCGTCGAGGGCACGAGCGGCAACACAGGCATCGCACTCGCATTCGTTGGCGCAGCGCGCGGCTACAAGGTCATTTTGACGATGCCCGAGACCATGAGCGTTGAACGCCGCAAGCTGCTCGCAGCTTACGGCGCAGAAATCGTTCTCACCGAGGGCCCCCTCGGCATGAAGGGCGCGGTCGCAAAGGCTGAAGAGATCGTCGCGAACACGCCTGGGGCGATCCTTGCGAAGCAGTTCGGCAACCCCGCGAACCCCGCAATTCACCGAGCAACCACCGGCCCCGAGATTTGGAACGACACCGACGGCACGGTCGACATCTTTGTTGCAGGCATCGGCACGGGTGGAACGATTACCGGCGCGGGCGGCTACCTCAAGGAACAGAACCCCGGCGTTCAGGTGATCGCCGTCGAGCCGATCGATTCGCCCCTGCTGACTGAGGGCACAGCTGGCCCCCACAAGATTCAGGGCCTTGGCGCGAACTTCGTCCCCGACATCCTCGACCGTGACGTCTATGACGAGGTCATCGACGTAGCCCTGCCCGACGCGATTGCGAAGGCACGCGCACTCGGCACCGACGAGGGCGTGCTCGCCGGCATCTCTGGCGGCGCAGCAGTGTGGGCCGCTGTCGAGGTCGCGAAGCGTCCCGAGAACGCAGGCAAGAAGATCGTCGTCATCGTCCCTGACTTTGGCGAGCGCTACTTCTCGACGGTGCTCTACGAGGATCTCGCAGTTTGA
- the epsC gene encoding serine O-acetyltransferase EpsC translates to MNLISRIREDISSARAHDPAARGPVEVFFLYSGLHAVWWHRVSHALWKKGMRFLPRAISQITRFFTGIEIHPGATIGRRLFIDHGMGIVIGETAEVGDDVLIYHGVTLGGTGHQSGKRHPTVGDRVVLGAGAKLLGDIVIGSDSAVGANAVVVRSAEPWTTLTGIPASGRPRRGAPVAEHPNTAGFYVI, encoded by the coding sequence TTGAACCTGATTTCACGTATTCGTGAGGACATCTCGTCGGCCCGCGCGCACGATCCAGCTGCGCGCGGGCCGGTTGAGGTGTTCTTTCTGTACTCGGGCCTGCACGCGGTGTGGTGGCACCGCGTCTCGCATGCCCTCTGGAAGAAGGGGATGCGATTCTTGCCACGCGCAATCTCGCAGATCACTCGCTTCTTCACAGGAATTGAGATCCATCCGGGCGCGACAATCGGCCGCCGCCTCTTTATCGACCACGGCATGGGCATTGTCATCGGCGAAACTGCAGAGGTCGGCGACGACGTGCTGATCTACCACGGCGTCACGCTCGGCGGCACGGGCCACCAAAGCGGCAAACGTCACCCGACTGTCGGAGACAGAGTCGTCCTTGGCGCCGGAGCAAAGCTTCTCGGTGACATCGTCATCGGTTCGGATTCCGCGGTTGGGGCGAACGCCGTGGTCGTTCGCTCGGCCGAGCCGTGGACGACACTCACCGGAATTCCCGCTTCGGGCAGGCCCCGCCGGGGCGCCCCTGTCGCGGAGCACCCAAACACTGCCGGGTTCTACGTCATCTAG
- a CDS encoding hydantoinase/oxoprolinase family protein, which produces MKQEAPLSYRVAMDIGGTFTDIVVHNTETGTLRASKADTTPADLTEGVLTAIAQLEVPPAEILSFVHGTTQGLNALLERRGSRTLLVTTSGMGDVYRIARGNRTRMFDIHYRKPEPLVSREDTVEVGGRLRYDGSELHPLDEESVRAAAAVARAGGYEAVAVCLLFAYANEAHELAAEAILREELGDEVAVVLSHRVAREWREYERTSSTVLEAYTGPVVRRYLARIEDRFAGEGITSGVQVMQSSGGIVGAGFAAEHPLQTLLSGPVGGTAGGVALMQLLGRENAICVDMGGTSFDASLVIDGQPDISTDGEADGFPVLMPLVNLHTIGAGGGSVAFSESGALRVGPRSAGAQPGPACYGRGGTEPTVTDANAVLGRVDPEHFAGGRFALDVVASERAISGLAAEFEMTTPDLAEGILDIANAKMAQAIRTLTVDHGREPGDFSLVAFGGAGPMHAEAIARELGVHEVLIPEFPGAFSAWGMLGSDVRRDLSTQYYVHEDQLDTVHLGDALQGLVAAADAELAEQGVREELRRFERAIDMRYEGQDYTLTVPLEDGEEPGQAGFTAVISARYSDQHRRRYGHSTPEAKVECVSLRVTGLGTNEFGHLTGERYREDAIGERSAQVRFDGAVWETPIRRRDALPVGETIPGPMLIVEDTTTTVVSPRASIRRETLGHLTMEVQA; this is translated from the coding sequence ATGAAGCAGGAGGCACCATTGAGTTATCGAGTTGCAATGGATATCGGCGGCACGTTTACAGACATCGTCGTACACAACACTGAAACGGGCACTCTGCGCGCCTCAAAGGCAGACACGACCCCGGCTGATCTGACAGAGGGCGTGCTCACCGCTATCGCGCAGCTAGAGGTGCCACCCGCAGAGATCCTCTCGTTTGTTCACGGCACGACCCAAGGGCTCAATGCGCTGCTTGAGCGACGGGGGTCACGGACACTTCTCGTGACGACGAGCGGCATGGGCGACGTCTATCGGATTGCACGCGGCAACCGCACCCGGATGTTTGACATTCACTACCGCAAGCCAGAACCCCTTGTGAGCCGCGAGGACACCGTCGAGGTTGGCGGCAGGCTCCGCTACGACGGCAGCGAACTGCACCCGCTCGACGAGGAATCCGTCCGGGCGGCCGCAGCGGTGGCTCGAGCGGGCGGCTACGAGGCTGTCGCAGTCTGTCTGCTGTTCGCGTACGCAAACGAGGCGCACGAGCTAGCGGCCGAGGCGATTCTCCGCGAGGAGCTCGGCGACGAGGTCGCAGTCGTGCTCTCGCACCGCGTCGCCCGAGAGTGGCGCGAGTACGAGCGGACGTCATCGACGGTGCTCGAGGCGTACACGGGCCCCGTTGTTCGCCGCTACCTCGCGCGCATCGAGGACAGGTTCGCGGGCGAGGGGATCACGAGCGGCGTGCAGGTCATGCAGTCGTCTGGCGGCATCGTCGGGGCAGGTTTCGCAGCCGAGCACCCGTTGCAGACGCTGCTCTCGGGCCCTGTTGGCGGCACGGCGGGCGGAGTCGCACTCATGCAGCTCCTCGGACGCGAGAACGCGATCTGCGTCGACATGGGTGGCACCTCGTTTGACGCCTCGCTCGTGATCGATGGTCAGCCAGACATTTCGACCGACGGTGAGGCCGACGGGTTCCCCGTTCTCATGCCGCTCGTGAATCTGCACACGATCGGTGCAGGAGGCGGCTCAGTGGCATTTTCTGAGTCTGGCGCGCTGCGGGTTGGACCGCGCTCAGCCGGCGCCCAGCCGGGGCCAGCCTGCTATGGTCGTGGCGGCACCGAGCCGACTGTGACCGACGCGAACGCCGTGCTCGGCCGTGTTGATCCCGAGCATTTCGCTGGCGGCAGGTTCGCGCTCGATGTTGTCGCTTCGGAGCGCGCAATTTCGGGGCTCGCCGCTGAGTTCGAAATGACGACGCCCGATCTCGCCGAGGGAATCCTTGACATCGCGAACGCGAAGATGGCGCAGGCGATCCGCACGCTGACAGTCGACCACGGGCGTGAGCCCGGCGACTTCTCACTCGTCGCCTTCGGCGGCGCGGGCCCGATGCACGCCGAAGCGATCGCGCGGGAGCTCGGCGTACACGAGGTACTCATTCCCGAGTTTCCGGGTGCGTTCTCGGCATGGGGCATGCTCGGCTCAGATGTGCGTCGCGACCTGAGCACGCAGTACTACGTGCACGAGGATCAGCTTGACACCGTGCACCTCGGCGACGCGCTGCAGGGGCTCGTTGCCGCCGCCGATGCCGAGCTCGCCGAGCAGGGTGTGCGTGAGGAGCTCCGCCGGTTCGAGCGGGCGATCGATATGCGTTACGAAGGCCAGGACTACACGCTGACTGTGCCACTCGAAGACGGCGAAGAGCCGGGTCAGGCTGGGTTCACGGCAGTGATTTCAGCACGCTACAGCGACCAGCACAGGCGGCGCTACGGGCACTCGACGCCCGAGGCAAAGGTCGAGTGCGTCAGCCTCCGAGTCACGGGCCTCGGCACCAACGAGTTCGGTCACCTCACGGGCGAGCGCTACCGCGAGGACGCCATCGGGGAGCGAAGCGCTCAGGTCAGATTCGATGGCGCGGTTTGGGAGACCCCGATCCGGCGCCGCGATGCACTCCCTGTCGGCGAGACAATACCGGGCCCCATGCTCATCGTCGAAGACACGACCACAACGGTCGTATCACCCCGCGCGTCAATCCGACGCGAAACTCTCGGACATCTCACCATGGAGGTGCAGGCATGA
- a CDS encoding hydantoinase B/oxoprolinase family protein, which translates to MTLSIDPVRTEIIRSALLQAAEDMNTTLIRSAYTPTIYEAKDCAVAIMDRNHQVLGQSSGLPIFLGNLEEVTRDTEERFGRNVWEPGDVWVLNDAYIAGAHLNDVTVFGPVFERVDGGELIGFAASRAHWIDLGSKDPGGSMDSTSIYQEGLRLGATRIYAGGEPVEEVLRLIATNSRFPEPLLGDLRAQTACIRTGADRMREIVSRWGLDLVHAARDAFFAQTERLEAAALAGLPDGEYMAEGTLDNDGIDFETPILIRVRVRVSAGRIAIDLTESADQTRGPVNCGAAQAVAACRVAYKALLSPDVALNGGSFQHLDVTVRQGSVLAAVEPAPVQYYYSHLGLLIDLVTRALAEAMPDAVAAASYGDSLIVQMMGFDPRTGRDFLSQEATVGGWGAWSGSDGETALINNVNGSLRDMPVEVLETLFPVRVDRYEVREGSGGAGEFRGGDGVIREYTFEADQDLSLWWERSVTPAWGLFGGEAGAAPRVTLNPGTPQERSLLKANAMRVAAGDVLRCESGGGGGFGAA; encoded by the coding sequence ATGACACTCTCAATCGACCCCGTACGCACGGAGATCATTCGCAGCGCACTGCTGCAGGCCGCCGAAGACATGAACACGACCCTCATTCGGTCGGCCTACACTCCTACGATCTACGAGGCAAAAGACTGCGCTGTCGCGATTATGGACCGCAACCACCAGGTCCTCGGACAGTCGAGTGGCCTGCCGATCTTCCTTGGCAACCTCGAGGAGGTCACACGAGACACCGAGGAGCGCTTCGGCCGTAACGTGTGGGAGCCCGGCGACGTCTGGGTACTCAACGACGCATACATTGCCGGTGCTCACCTCAACGACGTCACGGTCTTCGGGCCCGTGTTCGAACGCGTCGACGGCGGTGAGCTCATCGGCTTCGCGGCCAGCCGCGCGCACTGGATTGATCTCGGATCGAAGGATCCCGGTGGGTCGATGGATTCGACATCCATCTATCAGGAGGGCCTCCGGCTCGGCGCGACCCGGATTTACGCCGGCGGGGAGCCCGTCGAAGAGGTACTGCGGCTCATCGCCACGAACTCACGATTCCCCGAGCCGCTGCTCGGCGACTTGCGCGCACAAACAGCGTGCATTCGCACAGGGGCAGATCGCATGCGCGAGATCGTGTCGCGGTGGGGGCTCGACCTTGTACACGCCGCGCGCGACGCGTTCTTCGCGCAGACTGAGCGGCTCGAAGCCGCAGCACTCGCCGGGCTCCCCGATGGCGAGTACATGGCTGAGGGCACACTCGACAACGACGGGATTGACTTCGAAACCCCGATCCTGATCCGCGTGCGCGTGCGCGTCTCGGCAGGTCGCATCGCCATCGACCTCACCGAATCTGCTGACCAGACACGCGGCCCGGTCAACTGCGGTGCCGCCCAGGCAGTCGCCGCGTGCCGTGTCGCCTACAAGGCCCTCCTCAGCCCCGACGTGGCGCTCAACGGCGGGTCGTTTCAGCATCTCGACGTCACCGTGCGCCAGGGGTCGGTGCTCGCCGCGGTCGAGCCGGCTCCCGTGCAGTACTACTACTCGCATTTGGGCTTGCTCATCGACCTCGTGACCCGTGCGCTCGCAGAGGCGATGCCTGACGCTGTCGCCGCCGCGAGCTACGGCGACTCCCTCATCGTGCAGATGATGGGCTTCGACCCCCGAACCGGCAGAGACTTCCTGTCCCAGGAAGCAACCGTTGGCGGGTGGGGTGCGTGGAGTGGAAGCGATGGCGAAACCGCGCTCATAAACAACGTCAACGGCTCGCTCCGAGATATGCCTGTAGAGGTACTCGAAACACTGTTCCCAGTGCGCGTCGATCGCTACGAGGTACGCGAGGGGTCTGGTGGCGCTGGCGAGTTCCGCGGCGGCGACGGCGTCATCCGCGAGTACACGTTCGAAGCTGACCAAGATCTGTCACTCTGGTGGGAGCGATCAGTAACGCCAGCCTGGGGGCTCTTCGGAGGTGAAGCAGGCGCCGCGCCACGCGTGACGCTCAACCCCGGCACGCCACAGGAACGCTCGCTCCTCAAAGCGAATGCCATGCGTGTTGCTGCTGGCGACGTGCTGCGCTGCGAGTCAGGCGGTGGCGGCGGCTTCGGAGCCGCCTAA
- a CDS encoding PucR family transcriptional regulator → MPHSLTVRELAVRLGTPVTLNGPVDTRVDSVRVVDNHADILSVAAGCALVLTGDATREAWRLERGIRLAWERAVSCVVISAADVTGPEPAELAARLGVALITLDTGVLDATVRFAAIIATDEASEAGTLAEAARAFGVAKMSPRRALATLHRLLPDHEFALTDHAGAHVAGEQRVSEAGSHELHVRVPFPDPRFQARLVGRPRRGPGERDASNATAATVARLAIAPLTSWAALRHIAFGRDVSRAETLLAAVMAADGAPSEKLRGGLAAGGWPLGSRYRAAKLLASGGRSAALDELVLARVSELATQAFASPHGDGWAVFFAVPLTGEQKVAQATIAQLVAADPRVARIAVGVSTACESTEPPEPALAEADRAAYIAQSTPSLVMFSEGLTPEAALPALLGADAEVAARALLKPLLEVDRDGALLKTLVVSLDHNDRPAQVAQVLGVHRNTVTARLERVRGLGIDPSNPGHRLAIHIAARRVLDE, encoded by the coding sequence ATGCCACATAGTCTCACTGTCAGAGAACTCGCGGTTCGTCTGGGCACTCCCGTCACGCTCAACGGCCCAGTCGATACCCGGGTCGACAGCGTGCGGGTCGTTGACAACCACGCAGACATCCTCTCGGTAGCCGCCGGCTGCGCGCTCGTACTCACCGGGGATGCGACGCGCGAAGCGTGGCGGCTGGAACGGGGGATCAGGCTCGCGTGGGAACGCGCAGTCTCGTGCGTCGTTATCAGCGCAGCCGACGTGACGGGGCCAGAGCCCGCCGAGCTCGCAGCCAGGCTCGGGGTCGCCCTCATCACGCTCGACACTGGTGTCCTCGACGCGACTGTGAGGTTCGCGGCGATCATCGCAACCGATGAAGCCTCTGAAGCCGGAACTCTCGCGGAAGCGGCTCGTGCATTTGGCGTCGCCAAGATGAGCCCGCGCCGCGCTCTCGCAACGCTCCACCGGCTGCTTCCCGACCACGAGTTTGCGCTGACCGATCACGCAGGCGCACATGTCGCCGGTGAGCAACGCGTCAGCGAGGCAGGGTCGCACGAACTTCACGTTCGCGTCCCGTTTCCAGACCCGCGGTTTCAAGCGCGACTCGTCGGAAGACCTCGGCGCGGCCCGGGGGAGCGCGATGCAAGCAACGCTACTGCCGCGACAGTGGCGCGCCTCGCAATCGCTCCGCTCACATCGTGGGCAGCGCTCAGACACATCGCCTTCGGGCGTGACGTTTCGCGGGCAGAAACTCTGTTGGCAGCCGTCATGGCGGCAGACGGTGCGCCAAGCGAGAAGCTGCGTGGCGGGCTTGCTGCCGGCGGCTGGCCGCTCGGCTCAAGGTATCGCGCTGCGAAACTGCTCGCATCCGGCGGCAGGAGCGCCGCCCTTGACGAGCTCGTGCTTGCACGGGTATCTGAGCTTGCTACCCAAGCGTTTGCGTCACCGCACGGTGACGGCTGGGCGGTCTTCTTCGCCGTGCCCCTGACGGGGGAACAGAAAGTCGCGCAGGCCACTATCGCGCAGCTTGTCGCAGCGGATCCGAGAGTCGCTCGCATCGCCGTCGGCGTTTCGACGGCCTGCGAATCGACCGAGCCGCCCGAACCCGCACTAGCTGAGGCAGACCGGGCCGCGTATATCGCGCAGAGCACGCCGAGCCTTGTGATGTTCTCAGAGGGCCTCACCCCAGAGGCGGCGCTGCCAGCGCTGCTCGGCGCTGACGCCGAGGTCGCTGCGAGGGCGTTGCTCAAGCCACTTCTTGAGGTCGATCGCGACGGGGCACTGCTGAAGACCCTTGTTGTGTCACTCGACCACAACGACAGACCCGCTCAGGTAGCCCAGGTGCTTGGAGTTCACAGAAATACAGTGACGGCGCGACTCGAACGGGTTCGCGGTCTCGGTATTGACCCGTCGAACCCGGGCCACAGGCTTGCGATCCACATCGCGGCACGGCGCGTACTCGACGAGTAG